One Oculatellaceae cyanobacterium genomic region harbors:
- a CDS encoding CHAT domain-containing tetratricopeptide repeat protein: MGFKKFIRLVLVAILFTVSISFSSNFSTSLSALQIQDVTTNSQPDQISQSATAQKTEQQLLTIYEPIQNFEWEGTFVSPQGIAYFASDTATPDWLLSTDSDVEFARANKDRQKEANALFKLGLANHAIGGFFDKAINYYKQSLDIAKEISDRDLETMLLGNIGLAYVQDGFYYIDPFEYLEEYLNLTSNKSYYYNGSDPKLGGIALGNLGNAYYGAELYAKAIEFHQKRLTLECEIKNRQGEAKALGDMGMVYHALGEYDKAIDYQQQRLAISREIKDRRGEGQALSNLGIVYYSLGDYNKAIDYQQQYLTISQELKNPLWEEQALGNLGGTYYFIADYPKAIEFYEKGLAVAWKIRESQIANKIRANLGLVYYQIKNYKKATELYEQAFSSASSSNSRRGEAVARNNLAATNLKSGNVAASKTNLFKGIERLESLRERLKDNNAYKISIFETQNAPYINLQKIIADNKQPNNALEISERGRARAFVELLAKRLNYKQPDLANLNQLKVEQFKQIAKQQKATLVEYSIILENFNVQNRLQTHESELLIWVIKPTGEVELRRQDLIPLWQQQNISLEDLVFNSRNGIGVRGVPIITVSRRQRVKPRGGNPTQGLQQLHKLLIEPIADLLPTNPNDRIIFIPQRQLFLVPFAALQDASGKYLIEKHTILISPAIQVLDLTNKQRQRITSREALVVGNPTMPSVSPAPGKPPQQLPSLPGAEEEASAIAAILKTKAIIGNNATKAAIVKQLPSARIVHLATHGLLDDIRGIGSAIALAPSGKDDGLLTAEQILDLKLNAELVVLSACDTGRGRITGDGVIGLSRSIISAGVPSVIASLWQVPDAPTASLMTTFYQNLQKPSDKATALRQAMLTTMKQYPAPKDWAAFTLIGEAE; this comes from the coding sequence ATGGGATTTAAAAAATTTATAAGACTTGTACTGGTAGCTATTTTATTTACAGTTTCGATAAGTTTTTCCTCCAATTTTTCAACGTCATTATCCGCATTACAGATCCAGGATGTAACAACCAATAGCCAGCCCGATCAAATAAGTCAATCTGCAACTGCCCAAAAGACAGAACAGCAACTTTTAACAATTTATGAACCCATCCAAAATTTTGAGTGGGAGGGTACTTTTGTTAGTCCTCAAGGAATTGCTTACTTTGCTTCAGATACAGCTACGCCTGACTGGTTGTTATCTACTGATTCCGATGTGGAATTTGCACGGGCAAATAAAGACCGTCAAAAAGAAGCTAATGCTTTGTTTAAATTAGGTTTAGCTAATCATGCTATCGGTGGCTTTTTTGATAAGGCAATTAATTATTATAAGCAAAGTTTAGATATTGCTAAAGAAATTAGCGATCGCGATCTTGAAACAATGCTTTTAGGAAATATTGGACTTGCTTATGTTCAAGACGGGTTCTACTATATTGATCCCTTTGAATATCTAGAAGAATATTTGAATCTGACATCAAATAAAAGTTATTACTATAACGGCAGCGATCCCAAACTAGGCGGAATAGCACTAGGAAATTTAGGTAATGCTTATTATGGAGCAGAGTTATACGCTAAAGCAATTGAATTTCACCAAAAACGTTTGACTCTTGAGTGTGAGATTAAAAATCGTCAGGGTGAGGCGAAAGCATTAGGAGATATGGGCATGGTTTATCATGCTCTCGGTGAATATGACAAAGCCATTGATTATCAACAACAGCGTTTAGCTATCTCACGGGAAATTAAAGATCGTCGCGGAGAAGGGCAAGCTTTATCAAATTTAGGCATTGTTTACTATAGTTTAGGCGACTATAATAAAGCCATTGATTATCAACAACAATATTTAACTATTTCACAAGAACTCAAAAATCCTCTTTGGGAAGAACAAGCCCTGGGGAATTTGGGAGGTACTTATTATTTTATAGCAGATTATCCTAAAGCAATTGAGTTTTATGAAAAAGGTTTAGCAGTTGCATGGAAAATCCGCGAGTCTCAAATAGCAAATAAAATTAGAGCTAATTTAGGACTTGTATATTATCAGATTAAAAATTATAAAAAAGCCACTGAGTTATATGAGCAGGCTTTTTCATCTGCGTCTTCTAGTAACAGTCGTAGAGGGGAAGCCGTAGCACGGAATAATTTAGCAGCTACTAACCTCAAGTCTGGTAATGTGGCGGCATCAAAAACCAATTTATTTAAAGGTATTGAGCGATTAGAATCCCTCAGAGAAAGACTCAAAGATAATAACGCTTATAAAATATCAATTTTTGAAACACAAAATGCTCCATACATTAATTTACAAAAAATTATAGCTGACAATAAACAGCCTAATAATGCTTTAGAAATTTCTGAACGAGGTAGAGCAAGGGCATTTGTAGAGTTATTAGCTAAACGCTTAAATTATAAGCAACCAGACTTAGCTAACCTGAATCAACTAAAAGTTGAGCAGTTTAAACAAATCGCTAAACAGCAAAAGGCTACTCTTGTTGAATATTCGATAATTCTGGAAAATTTCAATGTGCAAAATCGCCTACAAACCCATGAATCAGAATTATTAATTTGGGTAATCAAACCCACAGGTGAAGTGGAATTGCGCCGTCAAGATTTAATACCATTATGGCAACAACAAAATATTTCTTTAGAAGACTTAGTTTTTAATAGCCGTAATGGAATTGGTGTTAGAGGTGTTCCGATTATTACGGTAAGTCGTAGACAGAGAGTTAAACCAAGAGGAGGAAATCCTACTCAAGGTTTACAGCAATTGCATAAATTATTGATTGAGCCGATCGCAGATTTATTACCCACCAATCCTAACGACCGTATTATCTTTATTCCTCAACGGCAATTATTCCTGGTTCCGTTTGCAGCATTGCAAGATGCTTCAGGTAAATATTTAATTGAAAAACACACTATTCTGATATCTCCTGCTATCCAGGTATTAGATTTAACTAACAAACAACGACAACGAATTACGAGTAGGGAAGCTTTAGTAGTCGGAAATCCTACTATGCCGAGTGTATCACCTGCGCCTGGGAAGCCACCGCAACAACTACCAAGTTTACCAGGTGCGGAAGAAGAAGCAAGTGCGATCGCAGCGATATTAAAAACCAAAGCGATTATCGGCAACAACGCCACCAAAGCCGCTATTGTTAAGCAACTTCCTTCTGCGCGAATAGTACATCTAGCAACGCATGGGTTATTAGATGATATTAGAGGAATAGGAAGTGCGATCGCATTAGCACCTTCTGGTAAAGATGACGGTTTACTTACTGCGGAACAAATTCTTGACTTAAAGCTGAATGCAGAATTAGTTGTATTAAGTGCTTGCGACACTGGTAGAGGAAGAATTACCGGAGATGGCGTAATTGGACTATCTCGCAGCATCATTAGTGCAGGTGTACCTAGTGTAATAGCATCGCTTTGGCAGGTTCCAGATGCCCCTACTGCCTCATTAATGACAACTTTTTATCAAAATTTACAAAAACCGTCAGATAAAGCCACAGCGCTCCGTCAAGCCATGCTAACCACAATGAAACAATATCCCGCGCCAAAAGATTGGGCAGCCTTCACACTTATCGGGGAAGCAGAATAA
- a CDS encoding GNAT family N-acetyltransferase, which translates to MILLLFILIPILPLGITVGLHEWEIGQRAMLYELGRRTATPSFQDLLKIIFVAFGQTLIVAALGGILYFAIYLFLRWSIKRQIRQQLRELDLWVAKYQDKIIGIASLQIKRNHSILLFVDINPEHRNHGVGSYLVWNSVKDANKPIYLTCLPQLQSFYDRLGFVSIENSPPELKRHRLYTVMVLLEMPTIPTVPQSSVLSRRYGYSIRPLHNFTKRWFVYQKFWSRKLFRQSRIYMLTLMLVFLTPVIVIWAIAAIFNITFIGTALSLIILSTLGLTIFSRWQEWIVESSERPIAYAHLSNRPNCSILYSLYIDPQYQRVIIAQAFLEYFTRRIQLPFYVICRREEVKFFNQLEFVTTNQQFLPFELKILRFANQVVLMLSN; encoded by the coding sequence ATGATTCTACTGTTATTTATACTAATTCCCATCTTGCCACTAGGAATTACAGTAGGGTTACATGAGTGGGAAATCGGTCAGCGTGCTATGTTATACGAGTTGGGAAGGCGAACAGCAACACCAAGTTTTCAAGACTTACTGAAAATTATCTTTGTTGCCTTTGGTCAGACATTAATAGTAGCTGCACTAGGAGGAATATTATATTTTGCTATTTACCTATTCCTTCGATGGTCAATTAAACGGCAAATACGCCAACAACTACGCGAACTCGATTTGTGGGTAGCTAAATATCAAGATAAAATTATTGGAATAGCATCACTTCAAATTAAACGGAACCACTCAATCCTGCTCTTTGTCGATATCAATCCTGAGCATCGGAATCACGGAGTAGGGTCTTATTTGGTATGGAATAGTGTTAAAGATGCAAACAAGCCAATCTATCTAACTTGTCTACCTCAATTACAATCTTTCTATGACCGTTTAGGATTTGTTTCCATTGAAAATTCTCCTCCAGAATTGAAGCGACACCGCCTATATACTGTCATGGTATTGTTGGAAATGCCAACAATACCAACAGTACCCCAATCATCAGTATTGTCGCGGCGTTATGGCTATTCTATTCGTCCCCTTCATAATTTTACCAAGCGGTGGTTTGTTTATCAAAAGTTTTGGTCAAGAAAACTGTTTAGACAGTCTCGGATTTATATGTTAACGTTGATGTTAGTTTTTTTGACTCCTGTAATTGTTATTTGGGCGATCGCCGCCATTTTTAACATTACTTTTATAGGCACAGCTTTGAGCTTAATTATATTATCGACTCTAGGGTTGACTATTTTTAGTAGGTGGCAGGAATGGATTGTTGAATCGAGCGAGCGCCCGATTGCTTACGCTCATTTATCCAACCGTCCCAATTGCTCTATTCTGTATAGCTTGTATATAGACCCTCAATATCAGCGAGTAATAATTGCTCAAGCATTTCTGGAGTATTTTACTAGACGAATACAGTTACCTTTTTATGTTATTTGTAGACGTGAGGAAGTGAAATTTTTTAATCAACTCGAATTTGTCACCACTAATCAACAATTCTTACCTTTTGAATTAAAAATTCTTAGATTCGCTAATCAAGTTGTGCTGATGCTCTCAAATTAA
- a CDS encoding TnsD family transposase yields the protein MIGFFSDPYPDELLYSICARYSNLTQYPDKKLIVKELFGTNTALAVVNLPSHLNSLIAALPIGHSYSVEQLIDNHTLLPFYSPFHPSERMQRLRKDMGKTSKVLVSARLGLMANSIPSPKCLRFCPVCVDEDKNLFGECYWHRIHQVPGVEVCPIHSVFLENSNAQILHRKTRHEFVSAEQAIYLTLPRFLELSNPCHRILLKIAQDTAWLLNQRELAPGIDSFRCRYLRLLAERDLATYSGRVNVSRLLDAFNYYYSASTLKLLHCEIDRKSEHNWLFRLVRSPKSAQHPLHHLLLIQFLDHTTETFFKLTGEFKPFGNPPWPCLNPVCDRFRKKSIKQYRLSYSKENGNPIGTFSCSCGFAYSRIGSDRSSEDSYRYSKVECYGLVWESALRELWADTKFSLRAIARLLEVDPRTVKLHANRLQLNFPRPTSRPTYHPVNPPLNTKTFPAQKNDLNNNRMAWLTLKQENPQAGGKELRSQLPRVYMWLYKNDRIWLKANMPPRKKALIPPRVDWDSRDREWSEAAKLSAERLKNSAGKPIQITVAAIARDIGQLDNIQKHLNKLPLTAKVLSEVVETREQFAVRRINRAREYFQQENIYPQEWQLIRRANLRPELLIVPQVKEAIASALEPLNPLS from the coding sequence ATGATTGGTTTTTTCTCCGATCCATATCCAGATGAACTGCTTTACAGCATCTGTGCAAGATACTCAAATTTGACGCAGTATCCAGATAAGAAACTTATAGTAAAAGAATTATTTGGGACTAATACTGCTTTAGCAGTAGTTAATTTGCCATCTCATCTCAATAGTCTTATTGCAGCTTTACCTATTGGTCATAGTTATAGCGTTGAGCAACTAATTGATAACCATACACTCTTACCTTTTTACAGCCCATTTCATCCTTCTGAACGAATGCAGCGTTTGCGAAAGGATATGGGAAAGACTAGCAAAGTTTTGGTTTCTGCACGTTTAGGATTGATGGCTAACAGCATTCCTTCCCCAAAGTGCCTGCGGTTTTGTCCTGTATGTGTAGATGAAGATAAAAATCTGTTTGGAGAATGTTATTGGCATCGTATTCATCAAGTTCCCGGTGTTGAAGTCTGTCCTATTCACTCTGTTTTTCTAGAAAATAGTAACGCTCAGATATTACATCGCAAAACTCGTCATGAATTTGTCTCAGCAGAACAAGCAATTTATCTAACTTTACCCCGCTTTTTAGAGTTATCGAATCCTTGTCATAGAATTCTTTTGAAGATTGCTCAAGATACAGCTTGGCTGCTGAATCAGCGCGAGTTAGCTCCAGGAATTGATTCTTTTCGTTGCCGTTACCTGCGGTTACTAGCTGAACGGGATTTGGCTACCTATAGCGGCAGGGTGAATGTAAGTAGGCTACTGGATGCTTTCAATTACTATTACTCTGCTAGTACATTAAAGTTGCTTCACTGTGAAATTGATCGCAAAAGTGAACATAATTGGTTATTCCGACTCGTTCGTTCTCCTAAAAGCGCACAACATCCACTGCACCATCTGCTGCTGATTCAGTTCTTAGACCATACTACCGAAACATTTTTCAAGCTAACTGGAGAGTTTAAACCTTTTGGTAACCCGCCTTGGCCTTGTCTAAATCCAGTTTGCGATCGCTTCCGTAAAAAAAGCATCAAGCAATATCGCTTATCCTACAGCAAAGAGAATGGCAATCCTATTGGTACTTTTAGCTGTAGTTGTGGCTTTGCCTATTCTCGGATTGGCTCTGATCGCTCTAGCGAGGATAGCTATCGTTACAGCAAAGTAGAATGCTATGGCTTAGTGTGGGAATCGGCTTTACGAGAATTGTGGGCAGATACAAAATTTAGCCTGCGGGCAATCGCACGTCTTCTTGAAGTTGACCCTCGTACTGTTAAGCTACATGCTAATCGCCTGCAATTAAATTTCCCTCGCCCTACTTCTCGGCCTACATACCATCCAGTCAATCCGCCTTTGAATACAAAAACTTTTCCAGCACAAAAAAATGATTTAAACAATAACCGAATGGCATGGTTGACTCTCAAACAAGAAAATCCTCAAGCTGGGGGTAAGGAGTTACGAAGTCAGTTACCCCGCGTTTATATGTGGCTGTACAAGAATGATCGCATATGGCTCAAGGCAAATATGCCGCCACGTAAAAAAGCATTAATTCCGCCTCGTGTAGATTGGGATAGTCGCGATCGCGAATGGTCAGAAGCCGCAAAATTATCTGCTGAAAGGTTGAAGAATAGTGCTGGAAAACCTATACAAATAACAGTAGCTGCGATCGCTAGAGATATTGGTCAACTAGACAATATCCAAAAGCACCTTAATAAGCTGCCTCTAACAGCAAAAGTTTTATCTGAGGTAGTTGAAACTCGCGAACAGTTTGCAGTGCGGCGAATTAACCGGGCAAGAGAATATTTTCAACAAGAAAATATATATCCGCAAGAGTGGCAACTGATACGCCGAGCAAATCTACGCCCAGAATTATTAATAGTTCCGCAGGTGAAAGAGGCGATCGCATCGGCTTTGGAACCTCTCAACCCATTAAGCTAA
- a CDS encoding DUF2281 domain-containing protein codes for MSVVKRQQIFEVINTLPDDLIIELAEFIDYLQYKSAKENKNEKNDSIEEFDRLADQLVDEYEKIAGDIPPLSDYAVSRAGIYEDHA; via the coding sequence ATGTCTGTTGTAAAACGTCAGCAAATTTTTGAAGTTATCAATACTTTACCGGATGATTTAATTATTGAGTTAGCCGAATTTATTGACTATTTACAATATAAATCAGCTAAGGAAAACAAAAATGAAAAAAACGACAGTATTGAAGAATTTGACCGATTAGCAGATCAATTAGTGGATGAGTATGAAAAAATAGCTGGTGATATTCCACCACTTTCTGATTATGCGGTTAGTCGGGCTGGTATTTATGAGGATCATGCCTAA
- a CDS encoding spore coat U domain-containing protein, which yields MSNQLKSLWLTSCFLFPFLYSLAAEAQSCSIDNLVGVNFGTYNIFNSSPTTTLGSISYQCTGATTVTIDLSRGNANSYTPRQMVKGSDALIYNLFLDSSYSTIWGDGTGGTSHHVSVSPSSNTSVNVPIFGSIPARQNPSVGYYTDTITVTVSF from the coding sequence GTGAGCAACCAACTAAAATCTCTCTGGCTAACTTCCTGTTTTCTTTTTCCCTTTTTATATTCGCTTGCTGCTGAGGCTCAAAGTTGTTCTATCGACAATCTTGTCGGAGTAAATTTCGGTACCTACAATATTTTTAACTCTAGCCCAACAACAACTCTAGGCAGTATTAGTTACCAATGTACAGGTGCAACCACAGTAACAATCGATCTCAGCCGAGGCAACGCTAACTCTTATACTCCGCGCCAGATGGTTAAAGGAAGTGATGCGCTTATCTATAATCTTTTTCTCGACTCCAGCTACAGTACAATTTGGGGCGATGGTACGGGCGGAACCTCGCATCACGTTTCCGTTAGTCCAAGTAGCAATACCAGTGTGAATGTGCCGATTTTTGGCAGCATTCCAGCTAGACAAAATCCCAGCGTTGGATATTATACAGATACTATCACCGTTACAGTCAGTTTTTAG
- a CDS encoding type II toxin-antitoxin system VapC family toxin has translation MTYLVDTNILLRFVMRSHPLHTSVRAAIRKLKQENNILYVTSQNCVEFWNVATRPIDRNGFGFTPTEAEGFLRLIERIFTVLADSSTVYLTWRSLVVRFNVSGVQVHDARLVAAMQTNNITHILTFNTRDFVRYASDGIIAVEPANV, from the coding sequence ATGACCTATCTCGTAGATACAAATATTCTGTTACGATTTGTGATGCGATCGCATCCTTTACATACAAGTGTACGGGCTGCTATACGCAAGCTGAAACAGGAAAATAATATATTGTATGTAACATCTCAAAATTGTGTTGAGTTTTGGAATGTTGCCACTCGTCCTATTGATAGAAATGGCTTTGGGTTTACTCCTACTGAAGCTGAGGGATTTTTACGATTAATCGAGCGAATTTTTACAGTTTTGGCTGATAGTTCTACTGTTTATCTTACATGGCGATCGCTCGTTGTTAGGTTTAATGTTTCTGGGGTTCAAGTTCATGATGCTCGACTTGTAGCAGCAATGCAGACAAATAACATTACTCATATTTTGACATTCAATACCCGTGATTTTGTGCGCTATGCTAGCGATGGAATTATCGCAGTAGAGCCAGCAAATGTGTGA
- a CDS encoding TnsD family Tn7-like transposition protein, whose translation MISFFPDPYPDEILYSVCARYQDRVRYPNNAATIQELFGSGSAIASIDLPNRLSYLIKILPPGHCYTIDRLIDEHTLLPFYLPFLPQARQTLLREDMKGTEISVIHRRAGIMASRVKQPDWLKFCPVCVQEDRNQFGEAYWHRLHQVPGVEICPNHCAILHNSHVRARYRENNQKFIAADQVISNTGAILSINCSKSSEQLLLNFAKNVQWLLSKTSIISELEKVRKRYQSLLAEKGLATYSGIIRLQQLVKTFKNCYPTELLQNLQSELDEQNEQNWLVRLVRNKKGVQHPLRHLLLIDFLGFTAEEFFHLSEESQPFGQGKWLCLNPICDYFHQPVITEHWIHHDSHNGNPLGVFTCPYCQFTYQRKGSDKTPEDQFRISRVKLYGAIWDNVLKTLWEDPTLSMTEVAEKLGFDWRTVQKQAVRLNLCFPRPGPTARMTNLLVSPLQESQGKQTSLQKIESYREEWLEIRKTYPEKGRRQLQHDFRRVYTWLRRNDLEWLEKQLPVRKAKKLPSSYGVNWAERDCQLVREVKLSAERLKKVSGRPLHITVSSIGRDIGQKTLLQQQLHKLPLTAQAITEVVEAQEQFVIRRIWWAADCFRTEGINPTRTKLLLRASVNRNMAVKPEVSTAIEEALRSLEII comes from the coding sequence ATGATTAGTTTTTTTCCCGATCCATATCCTGATGAAATACTTTACAGTGTTTGTGCTCGATATCAAGACCGAGTTAGATATCCCAACAACGCAGCAACTATACAAGAATTATTTGGTTCAGGTAGTGCGATCGCTTCTATTGATTTACCCAATCGTTTGAGTTACTTAATTAAAATTTTACCTCCAGGCCATTGTTATACTATTGATCGCTTGATTGATGAGCATACTTTGCTACCTTTCTATCTTCCCTTTTTACCACAGGCACGCCAAACCCTTTTAAGGGAAGACATGAAAGGTACGGAAATTTCAGTAATTCACAGACGTGCAGGAATTATGGCTAGTAGGGTAAAACAGCCCGATTGGTTGAAATTTTGCCCTGTTTGTGTCCAAGAAGATAGAAACCAGTTTGGAGAAGCTTATTGGCATCGTTTACATCAAGTACCAGGTGTAGAAATATGTCCAAATCATTGTGCTATTTTGCACAATAGCCATGTTAGGGCAAGGTACAGAGAAAATAATCAGAAATTTATTGCTGCTGACCAAGTAATTTCTAACACAGGAGCTATTCTTTCAATCAATTGTTCCAAATCATCTGAGCAATTGCTTCTAAACTTTGCTAAAAACGTACAGTGGTTACTTAGCAAAACAAGTATAATTTCAGAGCTAGAAAAAGTCAGAAAACGTTACCAATCTTTATTAGCAGAAAAAGGTTTAGCTACTTACAGCGGAATAATCCGTTTGCAGCAACTTGTAAAAACATTCAAAAATTGCTATCCAACTGAGCTTTTACAGAATTTGCAATCAGAGTTAGATGAGCAAAATGAGCAAAATTGGCTAGTCCGCCTAGTGCGTAATAAGAAAGGTGTTCAACATCCTTTACGCCACCTGTTGTTGATTGATTTTTTGGGCTTCACTGCTGAAGAATTTTTTCACCTTTCTGAAGAAAGTCAGCCCTTTGGTCAAGGGAAATGGCTTTGTTTGAATCCAATTTGTGACTACTTCCACCAACCTGTTATTACGGAACATTGGATTCACCACGATTCCCATAATGGTAACCCTTTAGGAGTCTTTACCTGTCCTTATTGTCAGTTTACTTATCAACGAAAAGGGTCAGATAAAACTCCAGAAGACCAATTCCGAATTAGTCGAGTGAAGTTATATGGAGCAATTTGGGACAATGTATTAAAGACACTTTGGGAAGATCCAACTCTTAGCATGACTGAAGTGGCGGAAAAACTTGGCTTTGATTGGCGCACTGTGCAAAAGCAAGCTGTACGTTTAAACCTGTGTTTTCCACGACCAGGCCCTACTGCCAGGATGACTAACCTACTCGTATCGCCGCTACAAGAGTCTCAAGGTAAACAAACATCACTTCAGAAAATAGAATCTTATCGAGAAGAGTGGCTAGAAATTCGGAAAACTTATCCTGAAAAAGGACGGAGACAATTGCAACATGATTTTAGGCGGGTTTATACATGGTTACGTAGAAATGACTTGGAATGGCTAGAGAAGCAGTTACCAGTTCGTAAGGCAAAGAAATTACCTTCTTCTTATGGCGTTAATTGGGCAGAAAGGGATTGCCAACTTGTTAGAGAAGTTAAACTTTCTGCTGAACGGCTAAAGAAAGTTTCTGGACGTCCTTTACACATAACGGTCTCTTCTATTGGTCGAGATATAGGGCAAAAAACACTACTTCAGCAACAGCTTCATAAATTGCCGCTAACTGCTCAGGCGATCACGGAGGTAGTTGAGGCTCAAGAGCAGTTTGTTATTCGACGAATATGGTGGGCAGCAGACTGCTTTCGTACTGAGGGAATTAATCCTACTCGAACTAAGTTGTTATTAAGAGCCAGTGTAAATCGAAATATGGCTGTGAAGCCAGAAGTTAGCACTGCAATTGAAGAGGCGCTTAGGTCTTTGGAAATTATCTAA
- a CDS encoding RusA family crossover junction endodeoxyribonuclease, producing the protein MNELLAALINSEHEQCIASPTTALLHARNAGEWLIEAMEQLSTEEWHSWLVNNCTLTERTVQTYIQIARNLPSVTKPVKVTNVATEVGEQTKEEIPENLSSIANVAVIISEQKITSIPDLITETEATENNIEFEQIPNFTESVPTITTNYLSATTPATLTFFVPGVVVPKARPRVTSKGTFLPPRYRQWRNHAEVEISRQLWEQEYSHKLPLTKAVVKVEVRGSHRGDLDNILGSCLDALVSAGVLIDDRISVVPRLEVWHNSEGDTGALIEVRAM; encoded by the coding sequence ATGAATGAGTTGCTAGCGGCGCTAATTAATAGCGAACACGAACAGTGTATTGCATCGCCAACGACGGCGCTGCTACACGCACGTAATGCTGGAGAATGGTTAATCGAAGCAATGGAGCAATTGTCAACAGAAGAATGGCATTCTTGGCTGGTGAATAATTGTACGCTTACAGAGCGAACAGTACAAACCTATATACAAATTGCTCGTAATTTGCCTAGTGTAACAAAACCAGTTAAGGTAACTAATGTTGCAACGGAAGTAGGAGAGCAGACTAAAGAAGAAATTCCAGAAAATCTGAGTAGTATTGCTAATGTAGCTGTAATTATTTCTGAACAAAAAATTACTTCTATCCCAGATTTAATTACTGAAACAGAAGCTACTGAAAACAATATTGAATTTGAGCAAATTCCTAATTTTACAGAATCAGTGCCGACAATTACAACTAATTATTTAAGTGCAACTACCCCAGCAACTCTGACCTTTTTTGTTCCAGGTGTTGTGGTTCCAAAAGCTAGACCGCGCGTAACATCAAAGGGGACGTTTTTACCTCCACGATATCGACAATGGCGAAATCATGCAGAAGTAGAAATTAGCCGTCAATTGTGGGAACAAGAATATTCACATAAATTACCTTTAACTAAAGCTGTGGTAAAAGTTGAGGTTCGCGGAAGTCATCGAGGTGATTTAGATAATATACTCGGCAGTTGTTTAGATGCTTTGGTGTCCGCAGGTGTGCTAATTGATGACCGTATAAGTGTTGTGCCACGCTTAGAGGTTTGGCATAACAGCGAGGGTGATACGGGTGCTTTGATTGAGGTCAGAGCTATGTAG